The following are encoded together in the Proteiniphilum saccharofermentans genome:
- a CDS encoding TrpB-like pyridoxal phosphate-dependent enzyme, which produces MMEKRKKFILPEAEIPTQWYNVTAEMKNKPQPMINPQTKEPLKAEDLYPLFAEELSRQEMNQTDAWIDIPEEVREKYKIYRPSPLVRATGLEKALGTPAHIYFKNESVSPVGSHKLNSALPQAYYNKIEGITNITTETGAGQWGTALAFAAKAFDLELAVYMVKISYEQKPYRRSLMQTWGAQVIPSPSMSTKAGRKIITEHPNYQGSLGTAISEAIELAMQTPNCKYTLGSVLNHVSLHQTIIGLEAEKQMAMADEYPDVVIGCFGGGSNFSGISFPFLRHNIAGKTNTRFIAAEPASCPKLTRGEFRYDFGDETGYTPLIPMYTLGHKFAPANIHAGGLRYHGAGSIVSQLLKDKLIEAVSIKQLETFEAGILFARTEGIIPAPESTHAIAVAVREALQAKEEGKEKVILFNLSGHGLVDMAAYDQYLAGDLSNHEVSDEDIRKFSAES; this is translated from the coding sequence ATGATGGAAAAAAGAAAGAAATTCATTCTCCCCGAAGCAGAGATACCTACCCAATGGTATAATGTGACGGCTGAAATGAAAAACAAACCTCAACCCATGATCAACCCGCAGACGAAAGAACCATTGAAAGCGGAAGATCTTTACCCACTCTTTGCCGAAGAACTGTCGCGACAGGAGATGAACCAGACCGATGCCTGGATCGATATCCCCGAGGAGGTTAGAGAGAAATACAAAATTTACCGCCCCAGCCCGCTGGTACGCGCTACCGGATTGGAAAAAGCACTCGGCACACCGGCACATATCTACTTCAAGAACGAAAGTGTAAGCCCGGTAGGTTCACACAAACTCAATTCGGCACTGCCTCAGGCCTACTATAATAAGATAGAAGGAATAACCAACATCACTACCGAGACCGGTGCAGGACAATGGGGTACCGCACTGGCATTTGCCGCGAAAGCATTCGACCTGGAACTGGCGGTCTATATGGTGAAGATCAGCTATGAGCAGAAACCCTACCGCCGCTCGCTGATGCAGACCTGGGGAGCTCAGGTGATCCCTTCCCCCAGTATGTCGACCAAAGCAGGACGTAAAATCATCACCGAGCATCCCAATTATCAAGGCAGCCTGGGAACAGCTATCTCCGAAGCCATTGAATTGGCTATGCAGACTCCCAACTGCAAATACACGCTGGGAAGTGTGCTCAACCACGTATCGCTGCACCAGACGATTATCGGCTTGGAAGCAGAGAAACAGATGGCGATGGCCGACGAGTATCCCGACGTGGTAATTGGCTGTTTTGGCGGTGGTTCCAACTTCTCCGGTATCAGCTTTCCATTCCTGCGTCACAATATTGCCGGAAAAACCAACACACGGTTTATTGCGGCCGAGCCTGCATCCTGTCCCAAGCTGACGCGAGGGGAGTTCCGTTATGATTTTGGTGACGAGACCGGCTATACACCGCTGATCCCGATGTACACACTGGGGCACAAGTTCGCCCCGGCCAATATCCACGCCGGAGGATTGCGTTATCACGGGGCAGGTAGTATCGTGAGCCAACTGCTGAAAGATAAGTTGATTGAGGCGGTAAGCATCAAACAGCTGGAGACGTTTGAAGCAGGTATACTCTTTGCCCGTACCGAAGGTATCATCCCTGCTCCCGAATCGACCCATGCTATTGCGGTAGCCGTCCGGGAAGCATTACAAGCCAAAGAAGAGGGAAAAGAAAAGGTTATTCTGTTCAATCTCTCTGGACACGGATTGGTAGATATGGCCGCTTACGACCAATATCTGGCGGGTGATCTGAGTAATCATGAGGTTTCGGATGAAGATATCCGCAAATTTTCAGCTGAGTCCTGA
- a CDS encoding NADP-dependent malic enzyme yields the protein MANNKLHDDALAYHSQGRPGKIEVVPTKPHSSQRDLSLAYSPGVAEPCLEIEKDPQTAYDYTSKGNLVAVISNGTAVLGLGDIGAMAGKPVMEGKGLLFKIFAGIDVFDIEVNEKDPEKFIEVVKAISPTFGGINLEDIKAPECFEIEERLKNELDIPIMHDDQHGTAIISACGLLNALELNGKKIEDIRIVVNGAGAAANSCTQLYIALGAKPENIVMLDSKGVINTSRTDLNDRKKPFATTRNIFTLEEAIKDADMFLGLSVADVLTPEMLQSMNSDPIVFALANPNPEISYELAMASREDIIFATGRSDYPNQINNVLGFPYIFRGALDVQATCINEEMKVATVYALAELTKKAVPDVVNAAYSIKKLSFGRDYIIPKPLDPRLLTTVAPAVAKAAMESGIARKPITDWEQYDHKLRDLMGLDNKMIRRLFEMARQNPKRVVFSETNHLNMLKAAETAYAEGICKPVLLGNEEKIAKVAKENQISLEGIEIVNLRHDREEERRLRYAELLAQKRKRHGMTFDEAAEKMFERNYFGMMMVETGDVDAMITGVFSKYADTTDIAKEVIGIRDGLNHIGAMHIVNTKKGVLFLADTLFNRHPDTEALIDIARLANATVKFFAHDPVIAMISYSNFGADSVGSPASVHKVVETLHERYPNLVVDGEMQVNYALNKELRDKKYPFTRLRDKEVNTLVFPNLSSANSAYKLLRETGTKDIIGPIQMGLKKPVHILDVETSVRDIVHMVAVAVIDAIVEENIQTNNLTRIE from the coding sequence ATGGCAAATAATAAACTACATGACGACGCCCTTGCCTATCATTCGCAGGGGCGCCCCGGAAAAATAGAAGTTGTTCCCACAAAACCCCATAGTTCGCAACGCGATCTCTCACTCGCCTACTCTCCCGGCGTGGCAGAACCTTGCCTGGAGATCGAAAAAGATCCGCAGACAGCCTATGATTACACATCGAAAGGTAATTTAGTGGCAGTAATCTCCAACGGTACCGCCGTACTGGGTCTGGGTGATATTGGTGCAATGGCAGGTAAACCCGTGATGGAAGGGAAAGGATTGCTCTTCAAAATATTCGCCGGGATCGATGTGTTCGATATCGAGGTAAACGAAAAAGATCCCGAAAAATTTATTGAAGTGGTGAAAGCCATCTCCCCTACTTTCGGGGGCATCAACCTGGAGGATATCAAAGCGCCGGAATGCTTCGAGATCGAAGAACGCCTGAAAAATGAACTGGATATACCCATTATGCATGACGACCAGCATGGTACGGCAATCATCTCCGCCTGCGGATTGTTGAATGCATTGGAACTAAACGGTAAGAAGATTGAAGATATCCGTATCGTGGTGAACGGTGCGGGAGCCGCTGCCAACTCTTGTACACAGTTATACATCGCTTTGGGAGCAAAACCGGAAAATATCGTGATGCTCGACTCAAAAGGGGTGATCAACACTTCGAGGACCGACCTGAATGATCGCAAAAAACCATTTGCCACTACCCGCAATATCTTTACTTTAGAGGAAGCTATAAAGGATGCCGATATGTTCCTTGGTCTTTCCGTAGCCGATGTTCTTACTCCCGAAATGCTCCAGTCAATGAATTCCGACCCGATCGTATTTGCACTGGCCAACCCCAACCCGGAGATTTCTTACGAACTGGCCATGGCATCAAGAGAGGACATTATTTTCGCTACAGGACGTTCCGATTATCCCAACCAGATCAATAATGTACTGGGATTCCCCTATATTTTCCGCGGAGCGCTCGATGTGCAGGCAACCTGCATCAACGAGGAGATGAAAGTCGCCACGGTGTACGCACTGGCAGAGCTGACTAAAAAAGCGGTGCCCGACGTGGTGAATGCCGCCTATAGCATCAAGAAACTGAGTTTCGGCAGAGACTATATCATACCCAAACCCCTGGATCCGAGATTGCTGACTACTGTCGCCCCGGCAGTGGCAAAAGCAGCTATGGAGTCGGGTATAGCCCGCAAACCGATCACCGACTGGGAACAATATGACCATAAGTTGCGTGACCTGATGGGATTGGACAACAAGATGATCCGCCGCCTGTTCGAGATGGCGCGCCAGAATCCGAAGCGAGTAGTCTTTTCCGAAACTAACCACCTCAACATGCTCAAGGCAGCCGAAACGGCGTATGCCGAAGGGATATGCAAACCCGTTCTGCTCGGGAACGAAGAGAAGATTGCCAAAGTAGCCAAAGAAAACCAGATCAGCCTCGAAGGAATTGAGATCGTGAACCTCCGGCACGACCGGGAAGAAGAGCGGCGTTTACGTTATGCGGAACTCCTTGCACAGAAGCGGAAACGACACGGTATGACCTTCGACGAAGCAGCCGAGAAGATGTTTGAGCGGAACTATTTCGGCATGATGATGGTAGAGACGGGCGATGTGGACGCCATGATTACGGGTGTGTTCAGTAAATATGCCGATACCACTGATATCGCCAAAGAGGTGATCGGTATCCGTGACGGGTTGAACCACATCGGCGCCATGCATATTGTCAATACAAAAAAGGGTGTACTCTTCCTTGCCGATACACTCTTCAACCGCCATCCCGACACCGAGGCGCTGATAGATATCGCCCGGCTGGCCAACGCTACTGTTAAGTTTTTCGCGCACGATCCGGTAATCGCCATGATCTCCTACTCCAATTTCGGGGCAGACTCGGTGGGTAGTCCCGCCAGCGTGCACAAGGTGGTGGAGACGCTGCACGAAAGATACCCGAACCTGGTAGTGGACGGTGAAATGCAGGTAAACTATGCACTCAACAAAGAACTGCGCGACAAGAAATACCCGTTTACCCGCCTACGTGATAAAGAAGTAAATACCTTGGTATTTCCCAATCTCAGCTCGGCCAATTCAGCCTATAAATTGTTAAGGGAAACCGGTACGAAAGATATTATCGGTCCGATCCAAATGGGATTGAAGAAACCGGTACATATCCTCGATGTGGAAACATCGGTACGCGATATAGTCCACATGGTAGCAGTAGCAGTAATCGATGCGATTGTGGAGGAAAATATCCAAACCAACAACCTCACAAGGATAGAATAG
- a CDS encoding chromate transporter, whose protein sequence is MKQYWEIFIVFFKIGAFTFGGGYAMIPLIRNEVVNKKRWIQDDEFIDMLAIAQSMPGPIALNTALFVGNKRRGFKGSLFSAAGVILPSFIVILLIAMVFTQFKDNEVVERIFKGIRPAVVALIVAPLLSLGKSAGVRWKNLWIPVAVALAVWQLNVSPMYIVLAAILLGISHFIYLRTKINK, encoded by the coding sequence ATAAAACAATATTGGGAAATCTTCATTGTCTTTTTTAAGATCGGCGCCTTCACTTTTGGTGGTGGTTACGCCATGATTCCCCTTATCCGCAACGAGGTAGTCAACAAAAAGAGATGGATACAAGATGACGAATTTATAGATATGCTTGCTATTGCCCAGTCCATGCCCGGCCCTATCGCACTCAATACAGCCTTGTTCGTGGGAAATAAACGGCGAGGATTTAAAGGTAGCCTCTTTTCTGCAGCAGGCGTTATTTTACCCTCCTTTATCGTGATCCTGCTTATCGCCATGGTGTTCACCCAGTTCAAGGATAACGAGGTAGTAGAGCGTATATTCAAAGGTATCCGTCCCGCAGTGGTAGCACTAATTGTCGCACCCCTGTTGAGTCTGGGCAAATCGGCCGGGGTGAGATGGAAGAACCTATGGATTCCCGTTGCTGTAGCACTTGCAGTCTGGCAGCTAAACGTCTCCCCCATGTATATTGTACTCGCAGCTATCCTTTTAGGAATTTCCCATTTTATTTATTTGAGAACGAAAATAAATAAGTAA
- a CDS encoding chromate transporter has protein sequence MELLDLYLALFVAFFKIGLFGFGGGYAMLPLIQHEIVDTHQWMSVSDFTDIVAISQTTPGPIAFNSATYIGYSAVTEMGFASGYGVIGSAICTFAVSLPSLILMTLVTAFFFRLKNNPWLQSALSILKPAIIGLIASAALILITPYNFIDYKSWIIFGVVLAASIKKVDPILLIFLSGVIGLILY, from the coding sequence ATGGAACTATTGGACCTCTATCTGGCATTGTTTGTAGCATTCTTTAAGATCGGCCTGTTCGGTTTTGGAGGAGGGTATGCCATGCTGCCTCTTATACAGCACGAGATCGTCGATACGCATCAATGGATGTCGGTAAGCGACTTCACCGATATTGTGGCTATCTCACAGACCACGCCGGGGCCTATAGCCTTCAATTCAGCTACTTATATAGGTTATTCGGCCGTTACGGAGATGGGGTTTGCGTCGGGTTACGGAGTGATCGGCTCGGCAATCTGCACCTTTGCGGTAAGTCTGCCCTCTCTTATCCTGATGACACTTGTCACCGCTTTTTTCTTCCGCCTCAAGAATAACCCATGGTTGCAGTCGGCCCTCTCGATTCTGAAACCGGCTATTATCGGGTTGATTGCTTCCGCAGCACTTATACTGATTACTCCTTACAATTTTATTGATTATAAAAGCTGGATCATTTTTGGAGTGGTATTGGCGGCATCCATCAAAAAGGTCGATCCGATCCTGCTTATTTTTCTCTCCGGTGTGATTGGACTGATTCTTTATTGA
- a CDS encoding GNAT family N-acetyltransferase, with translation MITRIRPTTHDDLPEVMEIYAIARDFMCSTGNVSQWTDGYPSVAFIKEEIDAGHSFVCENQEGELIGTFCFIIGDDPTYEKIYEGEWLNNDLYGTVHRIASSGKEKGIAEACFRWCFSQCNNIRVDTHRDNRVMQRILKKLGFTYCGIIYVSNGTERLAYQRIDMLSEIDGD, from the coding sequence ATGATCACCCGGATACGACCCACAACCCATGACGATCTGCCGGAGGTGATGGAGATATATGCCATCGCCCGTGATTTTATGTGCAGTACCGGAAATGTTTCGCAATGGACGGACGGCTATCCCTCGGTTGCCTTTATCAAAGAAGAGATAGATGCAGGACACAGTTTTGTCTGTGAAAACCAGGAGGGAGAATTGATTGGTACTTTCTGTTTTATCATTGGCGATGATCCTACTTATGAGAAGATCTATGAGGGAGAATGGCTCAATAATGACCTCTATGGTACCGTACACCGTATCGCATCATCAGGCAAAGAAAAAGGAATTGCCGAAGCCTGCTTCCGGTGGTGTTTCTCTCAATGTAACAACATTCGGGTAGATACGCATCGTGATAACCGTGTGATGCAGCGGATACTCAAAAAACTGGGATTTACCTACTGCGGTATCATCTATGTCTCCAATGGAACAGAACGGCTTGCTTATCAGAGAATAGATATGTTGAGTGAGATTGATGGAGATTGA
- a CDS encoding ADP-ribosylglycohydrolase family protein produces MLYPTPTIIGAIAGDIIGSVFERNNVKTAKFPLFSDKSDFTDDTVLTVAVADAILHDKDFAETIWKYGRKHPYRGYGGFFIEWLQSENRAPYGSYGNGSAMRVSPVGFAFDTLEEVLDVARQTAEVTHDHPEGIKGAQAVASAVFFARKGKTKDEIKQYITETFGYDLNFTLDEIRSYYTFDTTCQGSVPQAIRAFLESSDYESAIRLAISIGGDSDTIACMTGAIAAAYYKEIPIYILDLVYNILPETFIDVLDLFEKRISSR; encoded by the coding sequence ATGCTTTATCCTACACCAACTATCATAGGTGCAATCGCGGGTGATATCATTGGTTCCGTTTTTGAACGGAATAACGTGAAGACAGCAAAGTTCCCGTTGTTCTCGGATAAATCGGACTTTACGGATGACACTGTACTCACGGTCGCTGTGGCCGATGCTATTCTCCATGACAAAGATTTTGCCGAAACTATTTGGAAATATGGACGGAAGCATCCTTACCGGGGTTATGGCGGCTTTTTTATCGAGTGGCTGCAATCGGAAAACCGTGCACCATATGGAAGTTATGGAAACGGTTCGGCGATGCGTGTGAGTCCTGTCGGTTTTGCCTTTGACACGCTGGAAGAGGTGCTGGACGTTGCCAGACAAACAGCGGAAGTGACCCACGATCATCCTGAAGGTATCAAAGGCGCACAGGCAGTTGCTTCTGCCGTTTTTTTCGCCCGAAAGGGAAAAACGAAGGATGAAATAAAACAATACATCACCGAAACTTTTGGCTACGATCTCAATTTTACGCTTGATGAGATCCGTTCGTATTATACTTTCGACACTACTTGCCAGGGTTCCGTCCCGCAAGCAATCAGGGCTTTCCTCGAAAGTTCGGATTATGAAAGCGCTATCCGGCTGGCTATTTCAATCGGAGGCGACAGCGATACCATAGCCTGTATGACAGGAGCCATTGCCGCAGCTTATTACAAGGAAATCCCCATCTATATTCTCGATTTAGTATATAATATCTTACCCGAAACGTTCATCGACGTGTTAGACCTGTTTGAAAAGAGGATATCTTCGAGATAA
- the topA gene encoding type I DNA topoisomerase: MDKNLVIVESPAKAKTIERFLGKDFHVMSSYGHIRDLKKKDFSIDIENGFMPIYEIPADKKKVVNELKAAAKKAETVWLASDEDREGEAISWHLFDALELKEDKTKRIVFHEITKDAIQQAIQNPRKIDQNLVDAQQARRVLDRIVGFELSPVLWRKIKPALSAGRVQSVAVRLIVEREREIQNFKSEAAYRIVALFTKEENGHQYEIKAEYNKRLKTKAEALVLLEQLKTSAFTVGDVHVRPAKKSPAPPFTTSTLQQEASRKLGFSVGQTMMVAQRLYESGKITYMRTDSVHLSALAIGTAKTEISSQYGEKYIKSRQYATQSKGAQEAHEAIRPTYISTHEIDGTAQEKRLYELIWKRTIASQMADAELERTTADITISNNDGKFVANGEVIKFDGFLRVYLEGTDEENGENEEGMLPPMKKGEQLTMLETNATERFTQRPPRYTEAALVRKMEELGIGRPSTYAPTISTIINREYVEKGNIEGEERIYNILTLKKGVIKDTHKKEIAGADKNKLIPTDIGMVVNDFLVEYFPSIVDYNFTAKVEKDFDKIAEGEAQWNKSIADFYKMFHPIVEETSQMRTEHKAGERVLGTDPKTGRQVSVKIGRYGAMAQIGTQDEEEKPLFASLQKSQSIETITLEETLKLFELPRTVGEFRGKEVVIGVGRFGPYIRHNNKFVSLPKGVDPLEVRLDEAIELIEAKEKKDKEKVIKTFEEDPDLQVLNGRYGPYIAYKKSNYKIPKGQKPEELSLEDCRKIIADTDKGKEPKAGKGATKAAATKTAAKKSSTGKSSAKKTTKKPSAKKA, encoded by the coding sequence ATGGATAAAAACCTGGTTATCGTAGAGTCACCTGCGAAAGCAAAGACAATTGAGAGGTTTCTCGGAAAGGATTTTCATGTCATGTCCAGCTACGGGCATATTCGCGATCTGAAGAAAAAAGATTTCAGTATCGATATTGAGAACGGCTTTATGCCGATTTATGAGATTCCTGCCGATAAGAAAAAAGTTGTTAATGAGCTGAAGGCGGCGGCGAAAAAAGCTGAAACGGTCTGGCTCGCTTCCGATGAGGACCGCGAGGGGGAGGCCATCTCATGGCATCTCTTTGATGCGCTGGAGCTGAAGGAGGATAAGACCAAACGTATCGTATTTCACGAAATCACAAAGGATGCCATTCAACAAGCAATCCAAAATCCCCGTAAGATCGACCAGAACTTAGTGGATGCACAGCAGGCGCGGAGGGTACTCGACCGTATCGTGGGCTTCGAGCTCTCGCCGGTGTTGTGGAGAAAGATAAAACCGGCCCTCTCTGCCGGACGTGTGCAATCTGTCGCAGTACGCCTGATTGTCGAAAGGGAACGGGAAATCCAGAATTTCAAATCGGAAGCGGCTTACAGGATTGTAGCCCTTTTCACTAAAGAGGAGAACGGGCATCAGTATGAGATCAAAGCCGAATATAACAAACGGCTTAAGACCAAAGCTGAAGCGCTGGTGCTGTTAGAGCAACTCAAGACATCGGCCTTTACCGTGGGCGATGTCCATGTTCGTCCGGCAAAGAAATCGCCTGCACCTCCATTCACAACCTCCACCCTGCAACAGGAAGCGTCGCGTAAGCTGGGCTTCTCGGTAGGACAGACCATGATGGTGGCGCAACGCCTTTACGAGTCAGGGAAGATAACCTATATGCGTACCGACTCGGTACATCTCTCCGCACTGGCGATCGGAACTGCCAAAACGGAAATTAGCAGTCAATACGGAGAGAAATATATCAAAAGCCGGCAGTACGCTACCCAGTCTAAGGGTGCACAGGAGGCGCACGAAGCTATCCGCCCGACTTATATCAGTACACATGAGATTGATGGTACTGCCCAGGAGAAGCGGCTCTATGAGCTGATCTGGAAGCGTACCATTGCTTCGCAGATGGCGGATGCCGAATTGGAGCGCACTACTGCAGATATCACTATTTCCAACAACGACGGTAAATTCGTGGCTAACGGTGAAGTAATTAAATTCGACGGATTTCTGAGGGTCTATCTGGAAGGAACCGACGAGGAGAACGGTGAAAATGAAGAGGGGATGCTGCCTCCCATGAAAAAAGGTGAACAACTCACCATGCTGGAGACGAATGCAACAGAACGCTTTACACAACGTCCCCCGAGATATACCGAAGCAGCATTGGTGAGGAAGATGGAAGAACTGGGTATCGGACGCCCTTCTACTTATGCACCTACCATTTCTACCATCATCAACCGGGAGTATGTGGAGAAAGGGAATATAGAAGGAGAAGAGAGAATCTATAATATCCTTACCCTCAAGAAAGGAGTTATTAAAGATACCCACAAAAAAGAGATTGCCGGTGCCGATAAAAATAAATTAATCCCGACTGATATCGGTATGGTAGTAAACGATTTTCTGGTGGAGTATTTCCCCTCGATCGTCGATTACAATTTTACGGCCAAAGTGGAGAAGGATTTCGATAAGATTGCCGAGGGTGAAGCCCAGTGGAACAAATCGATTGCCGATTTCTATAAAATGTTTCACCCCATCGTGGAAGAGACGTCGCAGATGCGCACCGAACACAAAGCGGGTGAACGGGTGTTGGGTACGGATCCCAAGACGGGGCGCCAGGTATCGGTGAAGATAGGTCGTTATGGTGCCATGGCGCAGATAGGAACCCAGGATGAAGAGGAGAAACCGCTTTTTGCTTCGTTGCAAAAATCACAATCTATCGAGACCATCACTCTCGAAGAGACCCTGAAACTGTTTGAATTACCGCGAACAGTGGGTGAATTTAGAGGGAAAGAGGTGGTGATCGGGGTTGGTCGGTTTGGTCCTTATATCCGTCACAACAATAAATTTGTTTCATTACCTAAGGGAGTCGATCCGTTAGAGGTCCGGCTCGATGAAGCTATTGAACTGATCGAGGCGAAGGAGAAAAAAGATAAGGAAAAGGTCATCAAAACTTTTGAGGAAGATCCCGACCTACAGGTGTTGAACGGTCGTTACGGTCCCTATATCGCCTACAAAAAATCGAATTATAAGATTCCCAAAGGGCAAAAACCGGAGGAACTCTCCCTGGAAGATTGCCGTAAGATTATTGCCGATACAGATAAGGGAAAGGAACCCAAAGCTGGGAAGGGAGCAACAAAAGCAGCCGCCACCAAGACTGCGGCAAAGAAATCATCGACTGGAAAATCGTCGGCAAAGAAGACAACCAAGAAACCATCGGCAAAAAAGGCATAA
- a CDS encoding IMPACT family protein encodes MDDTYKTVIRPAEGYITEKKSKFISHIFPVKSVEEVKEILDEQHKKYYDARHVCWAYMLGWERIDFRSNDDGEPSGTAGRPILGQINSAELTDVLITVVRYFGGTLLGTGGLIKAYKEAAADAVANAEIVERTVDDTINIAFDYTLLNEVMRVLKQFDTVRWTQDFTDSCRMRLEIRRTLSPQLTNMLTSIHGVTLY; translated from the coding sequence ATGGACGATACATATAAAACCGTAATCCGACCTGCCGAAGGATATATCACCGAAAAGAAAAGTAAGTTCATATCTCACATCTTTCCGGTGAAGAGTGTTGAAGAGGTGAAAGAGATACTGGATGAGCAACACAAGAAATATTACGATGCCCGCCATGTCTGTTGGGCCTATATGTTGGGGTGGGAGAGAATCGATTTCCGCTCCAATGATGATGGGGAGCCGTCGGGAACGGCGGGAAGGCCTATCCTGGGACAGATCAATTCAGCCGAACTGACCGATGTGCTGATTACCGTAGTGCGCTATTTCGGCGGTACACTTCTGGGAACGGGCGGATTGATCAAAGCATACAAGGAGGCGGCCGCCGATGCCGTTGCCAACGCGGAGATCGTGGAAAGAACAGTCGATGATACCATCAATATCGCTTTCGATTATACCTTGCTCAATGAGGTGATGCGTGTGTTAAAACAATTTGATACCGTGCGCTGGACACAGGATTTTACCGATAGTTGCCGTATGCGTCTTGAAATACGCCGGACATTGTCTCCACAGCTTACTAATATGTTGACTTCCATTCATGGAGTGACCCTCTATTAA